The DNA segment ATAGCGTCGAGGCGATCGCTCAGACGTTTGATTTCGTTTTTTTCGACTTCTTTCATGGGATGGCTTCTGATAGAAATAAGGTGAATGGCCTATAGTATGCGCGCAGAGCGGGTTTATTCACAACTAATGGGATAATAATAATCAAATGCTGCGAGTATTTATTTGCTAACTATTTTTCTAATGGACTGATTAATTAAGAATTTTAGACAATAACAGGATCATGTAAGAGATAATTTGCCGCCGACGGATTAAGCACGTTTTCCTTAATATCATAACGCGGACGATCCTACACTAAAATTAACCGTTGCGCTTAAGCCCGGCGGGATCGCATGGAGGATATAACATGGCAAAAATAGGCGAGAATGTTCCGCTTCTGATTGATAAAGCTGTGGATTTTATGGCCTCAAGTCAGGCCTTCAAAGAGTATCTGAATAAAATGCCTGAGCGTGACGACGTTCCGAGCGAAGTGCCTGCAGAAAATACGCAGATGTACCTGCAACGACTGAATTATTATCGGCGCCTGTATCAACCCGTGCAGGAAAAGGAGTAGCAGGCAGGGAGAGGCCTACTTCTGGAAGGCTTTTTTTAAGCTGATTTTAGAAATCAGCTCAGTCAGGGAGAGAACCATCGTCGAGCGCACCGCTTGCTGGTAGCGCTGGATTTGCATGGCGTACAAACTGGGGTCGGCGGCGTCAAACTGCGGCGGTGGCGGCAGCGCCAGTACGCAGTGCAGTTCACCGAACGGCCCGAGAATCTCATCATCCGTAAAGGCATACTCATTGCCGTCATGATTCATCTCTTCGCGCATCGCCATCAGCAGCTCCGCGTCTTCATATTCAGGACGACTCAGGACGCCCAGACCGTAGATCAGTTTCAGGCGCACAGACAGATCGCCCAGCGGTCCGTCGCCGTCGAGTAACGGTTCTACAGCGTACTTCACTGCGTAGTCATCTTTGCGAAACACCTGAAGCACCAGAATGTTTACCGCCTCGGTGAGTAACTCCACGGCGGTGATCAGGAAGCTCCGTACGGTTTTGCCAGCATTCAGACGCTCAAGCACACGATTTTCAAAGGCCTGGGTTTGTTCCATTATTGCCTGCATATCTGACAATCTATTAATCAGGCGCAGGGGCTCCTGCGCCAGTTCCAGCAGCATTACTTTGCGTTATATGCGCTAACGGCCTCGACAACGACATCGCTGTTGATATCCAGCCCGGAAATCTGGGCAAGCGCAGCCTGTGGGCCTTTCTCGGCGATCAGCGCGGCCAGCTCCTGCGCCTGCGGATCGTCTTCGCTACGGAAGTGCATGGCGGCAGCAATCCCTTTGACCAGGTTAGCGTGCGGCAGATGGTATTCCAGCGTACCCAGCAACGGTTTGATTAAACGGTCACCCGCGCTCAGTTTACGCAGCGGCTGGCGGCCAACGCGCTCAACGTCATCTTTCAGATACGGGTTTTCAAAACGACCGAGGATTTTCTGAATGTATGCCGCATGTTTGTCGGCATCAAAACCGTAGCGTTTGATCAGCACCGCGCCGCTCTCTTCCATCGCCCCTTTGACCACAGCGCGGATTTTCTCGTCGAGAATCGCGTCGCGGATGGTCTGATGACCGGTCAATTTTCCGAGGTACGCGGTTATAGCATGCCCGGTGTTCAGCGTGAAGAGTTTACGTTCGACAAATGCCATCAGGTTATCAGTTAATTCCATTCCCGGGATGTTCGGCAGCTCGCCTTTGAACTGGGTCTGGTCAACGATCCACTCGCTGAAGGTTTCGACAGTCACTTCCAGCGGATCGTGGGTCGCAGAGGCTGACGGCGGCACGATGCGGTCAACGGCGGAATCCACGAAGCCGACATGGGCTTCAACCCAGGCTTTGTCGTCTTCAGCCAGCGCATTCAGCACATGGCCTTTCAGTTGAGTGGTGCCTCGTACCATGTTTTCACAG comes from the Citrobacter amalonaticus genome and includes:
- the mtlR gene encoding mannitol operon repressor MtlR — encoded protein: MLLELAQEPLRLINRLSDMQAIMEQTQAFENRVLERLNAGKTVRSFLITAVELLTEAVNILVLQVFRKDDYAVKYAVEPLLDGDGPLGDLSVRLKLIYGLGVLSRPEYEDAELLMAMREEMNHDGNEYAFTDDEILGPFGELHCVLALPPPPQFDAADPSLYAMQIQRYQQAVRSTMVLSLTELISKISLKKAFQK
- the mtlD gene encoding mannitol-1-phosphate 5-dehydrogenase gives rise to the protein MKALHFGAGNIGRGFIGKLLADAGIQLTFADVNQVVLDALNARHSYQVHVVGENEQVDTVTGVNAVSSIGDDVVELIAQVDLVTTAVGPVVLERIAPAIAKGLAKRKAQGITTPLNIIACENMVRGTTQLKGHVLNALAEDDKAWVEAHVGFVDSAVDRIVPPSASATHDPLEVTVETFSEWIVDQTQFKGELPNIPGMELTDNLMAFVERKLFTLNTGHAITAYLGKLTGHQTIRDAILDEKIRAVVKGAMEESGAVLIKRYGFDADKHAAYIQKILGRFENPYLKDDVERVGRQPLRKLSAGDRLIKPLLGTLEYHLPHANLVKGIAAAMHFRSEDDPQAQELAALIAEKGPQAALAQISGLDINSDVVVEAVSAYNAK